The following coding sequences are from one Seonamhaeicola sp. ML3 window:
- the nadA gene encoding quinolinate synthase NadA, with the protein MDLVKEINRLRKEKNAVILAHYYQEGAIQDIADYVGDSLGLSQKAAETDADIIVFAGVHFMAETAKILNPTKKVVLPDLDAGCSLADSCPPESFKAFREQHPDHVVITYVNCSAEIKALSDIVCTSSNALKIVNSIPKETPIIFAPDKNLGRYIIKETGRDMLLWDGSCVVHEAFSMDKLIELHKKHPEYKIIAHPESEEHILNTATYIGSTSGMINYVKEHQDEKFIVATEAGILHKMQLEMPNTELIPAPAVEDNTCACSECHFMKMNTMQKLYECLLNESPSIDVPEPLRSKALLPIERMLELSK; encoded by the coding sequence ATGGATTTAGTAAAAGAAATAAACCGATTAAGAAAAGAAAAGAACGCTGTGATTTTGGCCCACTACTACCAAGAGGGTGCCATTCAGGATATTGCAGACTATGTTGGTGATAGTTTAGGTTTATCTCAAAAAGCTGCTGAAACCGATGCCGACATTATTGTATTTGCCGGTGTTCATTTTATGGCAGAAACAGCAAAAATTTTAAATCCAACCAAAAAAGTAGTTTTACCAGATTTAGACGCAGGATGCTCATTAGCAGACTCCTGTCCTCCAGAGTCATTCAAAGCCTTTAGAGAACAACATCCAGACCACGTGGTGATTACCTATGTAAACTGTTCTGCCGAGATAAAAGCCTTGAGCGATATAGTTTGTACATCATCTAATGCCTTAAAAATTGTAAACTCTATCCCAAAGGAAACACCTATCATTTTTGCTCCTGACAAAAACTTAGGACGATACATCATAAAAGAAACCGGAAGGGATATGTTATTATGGGACGGTAGTTGTGTGGTTCATGAAGCCTTCTCTATGGATAAGTTAATTGAGCTTCATAAAAAACACCCCGAATACAAGATTATTGCGCACCCAGAGTCTGAAGAACACATTTTAAATACGGCTACGTACATAGGGTCTACTTCGGGAATGATCAATTACGTAAAGGAGCATCAGGATGAGAAATTCATTGTTGCAACCGAAGCTGGTATTCTTCACAAAATGCAATTGGAAATGCCAAATACAGAATTGATTCCTGCTCCTGCGGTAGAAGACAATACCTGTGCCTGTAGCGAATGCCATTTCATGAAAATGAACACCATGCAAAAACTTTATGAGTGTTTATTAAATGAAAGTCCAAGCATAGATGTACCTGAGCCATTACGATCTAAAGCGTTATTACCAATAGAGCGTATGTTAGAATTATCTAAGTAA
- the nadB gene encoding L-aspartate oxidase → MLDTNYLVIGSGVAGLTFAVKIAETFPERNVVIVTKDSEDESNTKYAQGGMAVVLNKEEDSFKKHIQDTLIAGDGLCDKDVVEMVIEEGPQRLSELIEWGANFDEDHDGNLDLGKEGGHSEYRIVHHKDLTGAEIERTLIKRVHQLQNITLLPHHFAIDLVTNHHIEGVDETELVCYGAYVLNEKSGDIFTIKADATLLASGGIGCVYGHTTNPIIATGDGIAMAYRAKARIRDMEFVQFHPTALYQRKGESAFLISEAVRGYGAYLRTRKGKRFMLDYDDRAELASRDIVSQSIDAEMKKAGDSHVFLDCTHLDIEGFKKHFPTIYNKCLSLHIDVEKDWIPVVPASHYLCGGVEVDKNGKTTVENLFACGECSKTGLHGANRLASNSLLEALVYAHNIYKHLSLNNYKKQDVVIPEWNDEGTTITEEHILIRHSLKSLQALMRDYVGIVRSNKRLKRAIRHLDLIYKEVEDLYRESKITASLCELRNMVNIAHLIIGQSLERKENKGGYFNKDNVKKH, encoded by the coding sequence ATGCTAGATACCAATTACTTAGTTATAGGATCGGGTGTCGCTGGTTTAACCTTCGCTGTTAAAATAGCCGAAACCTTTCCCGAACGTAATGTTGTTATTGTAACTAAGGACAGTGAAGACGAATCTAACACCAAATACGCCCAAGGCGGTATGGCGGTGGTTCTCAACAAAGAAGAAGATTCTTTTAAAAAACACATTCAGGACACTTTAATCGCCGGTGATGGTTTATGCGATAAAGACGTTGTAGAAATGGTTATAGAAGAAGGTCCGCAACGCCTTAGCGAACTTATCGAGTGGGGTGCAAATTTTGACGAAGACCATGATGGAAATTTAGACCTCGGGAAAGAAGGCGGTCACTCAGAATATCGTATTGTACACCATAAAGATTTAACGGGAGCAGAAATTGAACGCACGCTTATAAAACGTGTTCATCAACTCCAAAATATCACTTTATTACCGCATCATTTTGCCATAGACTTAGTAACTAATCACCATATTGAAGGTGTAGATGAAACCGAGTTGGTATGTTATGGTGCCTACGTTCTTAATGAAAAATCGGGTGATATTTTTACCATAAAAGCAGATGCGACCCTGCTGGCATCTGGTGGTATTGGCTGTGTATATGGACATACTACAAATCCAATTATTGCCACTGGAGATGGTATTGCTATGGCTTACAGAGCCAAAGCAAGAATTAGAGATATGGAATTTGTGCAATTCCACCCAACAGCGCTTTATCAAAGAAAAGGAGAATCGGCATTTTTAATCTCTGAAGCCGTGAGGGGCTATGGTGCATACCTTAGAACTAGAAAAGGTAAACGCTTTATGCTAGATTACGACGATAGAGCAGAATTGGCCTCGAGAGATATTGTATCTCAAAGTATAGATGCCGAAATGAAAAAGGCTGGAGATAGCCATGTATTTCTAGACTGCACCCATTTAGATATTGAAGGATTTAAAAAACACTTTCCAACAATCTACAATAAGTGTTTATCCCTTCATATAGATGTTGAAAAAGATTGGATACCAGTAGTACCAGCTTCACATTATTTATGTGGTGGTGTTGAAGTTGATAAAAACGGAAAAACTACCGTAGAAAACCTATTTGCTTGTGGGGAATGTTCTAAAACAGGTTTACATGGTGCCAATAGGCTTGCTTCGAATTCGTTGTTAGAAGCCTTGGTCTATGCCCACAATATTTACAAGCACCTATCTTTAAACAACTACAAAAAGCAAGATGTGGTTATTCCAGAATGGAATGATGAAGGTACGACCATTACCGAAGAGCATATTCTTATAAGACATAGTCTTAAAAGTTTACAAGCCTTAATGCGCGATTATGTGGGTATTGTACGCAGCAATAAACGTTTAAAGCGCGCTATAAGACACCTAGACCTCATCTATAAAGAAGTTGAAGATTTATATCGCGAATCTAAGATTACGGCATCGCTCTGCGAACTTCGCAATATGGTAAATATCGCTCACCTTATCATTGGCCAATCTTTAGAACGCAAAGAAAATAAGGGTGGGTATTTTAACAAGGATAATGTTAAAAAACATTAA
- a CDS encoding CAP domain-containing protein, whose protein sequence is MRLLSTYSTFLIFSCTPKNIQANDEYSINLSLTKENDWKMSRGVFELINDYRNSKNKLQLKIDSSYASALAVKHSKYMMSNNIVNHNNFFWRKEILQEKGAIKIAENIAYGYTTPNTVVEAWLKSEEHVSVILGDYTHIGFGILTNANNNRKYYTTIYYK, encoded by the coding sequence TTGAGACTTTTATCAACTTATAGTACCTTTTTGATTTTCAGTTGCACACCAAAGAATATTCAAGCGAATGATGAATATAGTATCAATCTGTCTTTAACAAAAGAGAATGACTGGAAAATGTCTAGAGGAGTATTCGAATTGATTAATGATTACCGAAACAGTAAGAATAAATTACAGCTTAAAATAGATAGTTCTTATGCCTCTGCACTAGCTGTAAAACATAGCAAATATATGATGTCTAATAATATAGTCAATCATAATAACTTCTTTTGGAGAAAAGAAATTCTACAAGAAAAAGGAGCTATTAAAATAGCAGAAAACATCGCATACGGATATACAACGCCAAACACAGTTGTAGAAGCTTGGCTTAAAAGCGAAGAACACGTATCAGTTATCCTTGGGGATTATACACACATTGGCTTCGGAATATTAACCAATGCTAATAATAATCGAAAATATTACACTACTATTTATTACAAATAA
- a CDS encoding DUF3050 domain-containing protein: MEKKAKIELIHEELKGLKMTLKNHPVYSMLDDVNNVKIFMENHVFSVWDFMSILKGLQTNLTNIVVPWKPLSNAKTVRFINELVLAEESDIGNKSTPLSHYEMYIEAMLEVGADTTKILRFVNGVSDMNSIHAHINKSKLRNWLKSFLNFTFNVINTNEIHKIAAIFTFGREDLLPDIFLHVLDKIKRQRGVSYPKFQYYLERHVELDGDFHGPIAIELLSELCGSSDKKWDEALEVSKQALIKRVELWDGILYEINLTKKKCSY, translated from the coding sequence TTGGAAAAGAAAGCAAAAATTGAGTTAATACATGAAGAACTAAAGGGTCTGAAAATGACATTGAAAAATCACCCGGTATACTCAATGCTAGATGATGTCAACAATGTTAAAATATTTATGGAAAATCATGTTTTTTCTGTGTGGGACTTCATGTCGATATTGAAGGGACTACAAACAAACCTTACTAATATTGTAGTTCCCTGGAAACCTTTATCAAACGCAAAAACAGTACGATTTATAAATGAATTGGTTCTAGCAGAAGAAAGTGATATTGGGAATAAATCAACTCCATTAAGTCATTACGAAATGTACATTGAAGCTATGCTTGAGGTTGGGGCTGATACTACGAAAATTTTAAGATTTGTAAATGGTGTATCAGACATGAATAGTATACATGCCCATATTAATAAATCAAAGTTAAGAAATTGGTTAAAGAGCTTTCTTAATTTTACTTTTAATGTTATCAATACTAATGAAATTCATAAAATAGCCGCCATTTTTACATTTGGTAGGGAAGATTTATTGCCTGATATTTTTTTACATGTTCTTGATAAAATTAAAAGGCAAAGAGGTGTTTCCTATCCAAAATTCCAATATTACTTGGAGCGTCATGTTGAGTTAGACGGAGATTTTCACGGACCTATCGCAATAGAATTACTTTCTGAACTATGTGGGAGTTCTGATAAAAAATGGGATGAAGCTTTAGAAGTCTCAAAGCAAGCTCTGATTAAGAGAGTGGAGCTATGGGATGGTATATTGTATGAAATTAATTTGACAAAGAAAAAGTGTTCTTATTAA
- a CDS encoding LytTR family DNA-binding domain-containing protein, with protein sequence MKKFNVLILDDDLDNLDLLSLYIKKYCDTIGEIFKAVNIEQALSYHLKTQVDIFILDIHLEGKDTTFDFLDIIKPSNTKIIFCTAYPQYAIPAVNNYNISSYLVKPIGYVDLVRAVKKCVETNTNIKGGYEQLNIEAIAVVGMEKIELIKFVDILYLEAEGRYTTFHLRNKQKKVASTNIGEYEKRLEGSNVFFRIHHKYLVNVVYIKAINKSSGFYCELIVNNITLPVAKRRLRKLQDLLCLSY encoded by the coding sequence ATGAAAAAGTTTAATGTTTTGATTTTAGATGACGACTTAGATAATTTAGATTTATTAAGTCTTTACATAAAAAAATACTGCGACACTATTGGAGAGATTTTTAAAGCTGTGAATATTGAGCAGGCTTTAAGTTATCATTTAAAAACCCAAGTAGACATATTCATATTAGATATACATTTGGAGGGGAAAGATACAACGTTTGATTTTTTAGATATTATAAAACCATCCAATACGAAAATAATCTTCTGTACTGCATATCCCCAATATGCTATTCCAGCGGTAAATAATTACAATATTTCAAGTTATTTAGTAAAGCCAATTGGTTATGTTGATTTAGTAAGAGCAGTTAAGAAGTGCGTTGAGACAAACACGAATATTAAGGGGGGATATGAGCAATTGAATATTGAAGCTATTGCTGTTGTTGGAATGGAAAAGATTGAACTTATTAAATTCGTAGACATACTTTACTTAGAGGCCGAAGGCAGGTATACAACTTTTCATCTTAGAAACAAACAAAAAAAGGTAGCTTCTACAAATATTGGAGAATATGAGAAAAGGTTAGAAGGCTCCAATGTTTTTTTTAGAATACACCATAAGTATTTAGTTAATGTAGTTTATATTAAAGCTATTAATAAATCAAGTGGGTTTTATTGCGAGTTAATTGTTAATAACATTACTCTTCCAGTCGCAAAGCGAAGGCTAAGAAAATTACAAGATTTACTTTGTCTATCTTATTAA
- a CDS encoding sensor histidine kinase, with protein MDILVILFAICIVLNAVVFSISKKSEINAKKESAVKNELLTVLAHDLIGPYSVMLGFGNEFLENYHTLKDEERLEYLEILLYKLTKSHNLLNNVLVWVKLNREGYEVENNFFHIVKLVHEVVDSLQIFIKKNNQNLKISGDINTVVFSDLNFFRIIIKNLIENAMKYTNPGGTIEIIVCDNPSHHLLVISNTFGSKNILPYSNKENSKSNILNQESYGFGIGISKKLLQTLKVKFVFKNIENRIHQVEIRINKTTP; from the coding sequence ATGGATATACTGGTTATTCTTTTTGCTATTTGTATTGTACTTAATGCTGTTGTATTTTCAATATCAAAAAAAAGTGAGATTAATGCTAAAAAGGAATCTGCAGTAAAAAATGAATTGTTAACCGTGCTAGCACACGACTTAATAGGCCCATATAGTGTTATGTTAGGTTTTGGTAATGAGTTTTTAGAAAATTATCATACTCTCAAAGATGAAGAAAGACTGGAGTATCTGGAGATTTTACTATACAAGTTAACAAAAAGTCATAATTTATTGAACAATGTATTGGTGTGGGTTAAATTGAATCGAGAAGGTTATGAAGTCGAAAATAATTTTTTTCATATTGTAAAACTTGTTCATGAGGTTGTTGATTCTCTACAAATATTCATTAAAAAAAACAATCAAAATCTTAAAATTTCAGGAGATATCAATACTGTCGTTTTTTCTGATTTGAATTTTTTCAGAATCATAATAAAAAATCTTATTGAAAACGCCATGAAATATACAAACCCTGGTGGTACAATAGAAATAATTGTTTGTGATAATCCTAGTCACCATTTGTTAGTGATAAGTAATACATTTGGAAGTAAAAATATCTTACCATATTCTAACAAAGAAAACTCCAAGAGTAACATTTTAAATCAAGAAAGTTATGGCTTTGGTATTGGTATATCAAAGAAACTCTTGCAAACACTAAAAGTCAAATTTGTCTTCAAAAATATTGAAAATCGAATCCATCAGGTAGAAATCCGAATTAATAAAACAACTCCATGA
- a CDS encoding single-stranded DNA-binding protein — protein MNALRNKVQLIGRLGQDPEIINFSDGNKMAKFTLATDDSYKDKNGNKVERAYWHNIIVKGGLVNVVENYISKGKEIAVEGKLTNRSYETKAGEKRYVTEILCNELLMLSK, from the coding sequence ATGAACGCACTTAGAAACAAAGTACAGTTGATTGGTAGATTAGGGCAAGACCCAGAAATTATTAACTTCTCTGATGGTAACAAAATGGCAAAATTTACACTTGCCACAGACGATAGTTACAAAGACAAAAACGGTAATAAAGTAGAACGCGCCTATTGGCACAACATTATCGTTAAAGGCGGATTGGTAAATGTCGTGGAAAACTATATTTCCAAAGGAAAAGAAATTGCTGTAGAAGGTAAATTGACCAATAGAAGTTACGAAACCAAAGCAGGAGAGAAGCGCTATGTAACCGAAATACTTTGTAATGAATTATTAATGCTTAGTAAGTGA
- a CDS encoding DinB family protein, translating to MNTLEIINKLNQNQSVFKSLLESKTESEYSWRPSPEKWNLKEIVCHLLDEEILDFGFRTNHTLDTPLETLPPIDPEGWVISHDYASKDYHKTLSEFLEARSKSVSWLKHQTHSNWNNVCKHPTLGDISAKAFLNNWLAHDYLHLRQIIRYEYQYLQTKTDTSLNYAGNW from the coding sequence ATGAATACTTTAGAAATAATAAACAAACTGAATCAAAACCAATCCGTTTTCAAATCTCTTTTAGAAAGTAAAACAGAATCCGAATATTCTTGGCGACCAAGTCCAGAGAAATGGAATCTAAAAGAAATTGTCTGCCATTTGTTAGATGAAGAAATTCTCGATTTCGGGTTTAGAACCAATCACACCTTAGATACTCCTCTTGAGACCTTACCACCTATAGACCCCGAAGGTTGGGTTATCTCCCATGATTATGCTTCAAAAGATTATCATAAAACGCTAAGCGAATTTTTAGAAGCCCGTTCAAAATCGGTATCATGGTTAAAACATCAAACTCATAGTAATTGGAATAACGTATGCAAACATCCTACACTAGGCGATATTTCTGCAAAAGCATTTTTAAATAATTGGTTAGCGCACGATTACTTACACCTTAGACAAATAATACGATATGAATACCAGTATTTACAAACTAAAACAGATACAAGTTTAAATTACGCTGGGAACTGGTAA
- a CDS encoding E3 ubiquitin ligase family protein yields MDTLIPFLIIAGLIIFGISSYYFGRKQTLLRKLSKFNFKHITQFRSNELTKITGKVLHVHEPFVAPFSKRKCVAYVIKIEQKKSTGKNSYWKTLVEQENIQDFFIEDKGEVAIIKPVKVPKNYFNYFEEDKSVSSGFLNDPSPEFKKVLDYYNINSENFLGFNKKLRYSERIIEVGETITVAGIAKWKSVKEPISGYNYSKIAALESSPEHKLIITDLPKARRSRA; encoded by the coding sequence ATGGATACACTCATTCCCTTTCTTATTATTGCTGGACTTATAATCTTCGGAATATCAAGTTATTACTTTGGCAGAAAACAAACCTTGCTAAGAAAACTTTCGAAGTTTAATTTTAAACATATCACACAATTCCGTTCTAATGAGTTAACAAAAATTACTGGTAAAGTACTCCATGTTCATGAGCCTTTTGTAGCTCCCTTTAGCAAAAGAAAATGCGTAGCTTATGTTATTAAAATAGAACAGAAGAAAAGCACAGGTAAAAACTCCTACTGGAAAACCCTGGTGGAACAAGAAAACATTCAAGATTTCTTTATCGAAGACAAAGGCGAAGTAGCTATTATAAAACCTGTTAAAGTACCCAAAAACTATTTTAACTATTTTGAGGAAGATAAAAGTGTGTCATCAGGATTTTTAAACGACCCCTCACCTGAATTTAAAAAAGTATTGGACTACTATAATATCAATAGCGAAAACTTTTTGGGTTTTAATAAAAAACTGCGCTATTCTGAGCGTATAATTGAAGTAGGCGAAACCATTACAGTAGCAGGCATAGCCAAATGGAAATCGGTTAAAGAACCCATTTCTGGCTATAACTATTCTAAGATTGCGGCGCTAGAAAGTAGTCCGGAACACAAACTTATAATTACAGATTTACCCAAAGCTAGAAGAAGCAGGGCTTAA
- a CDS encoding CBS domain-containing protein, whose protein sequence is MGIKSFQGARRQQANTADSTPLKVSDYMTRNLITFTPDQTIESVMQALIKNRISGGPVVNEKHELVGIISEGDCIKQISESRYYNMPMQDKTIGKHMATDIETIDGNMNIFDAANKFLNAKRRRFPIIENGKLVGQISQKDVLKAAMTLKGRNWWK, encoded by the coding sequence ATGGGAATAAAGAGTTTTCAAGGAGCCAGAAGGCAGCAAGCAAATACAGCAGACAGTACACCATTAAAGGTAAGTGACTATATGACCCGAAACTTAATAACGTTTACTCCAGACCAAACGATAGAAAGCGTTATGCAGGCTTTGATAAAAAACAGAATTTCGGGTGGCCCGGTGGTCAATGAAAAGCATGAGTTGGTAGGTATTATTTCTGAAGGAGATTGTATTAAGCAAATAAGCGAAAGCCGATACTACAATATGCCTATGCAGGATAAGACTATAGGCAAACATATGGCTACAGATATCGAAACTATAGATGGAAACATGAATATTTTTGATGCGGCCAACAAATTCTTAAATGCCAAACGCCGTCGTTTTCCAATTATAGAAAATGGTAAGTTGGTAGGGCAAATTAGCCAAAAAGATGTTCTTAAAGCTGCAATGACTTTAAAGGGCAGGAATTGGTGGAAGTAA
- a CDS encoding HupE/UreJ family protein → MLEDFWFNVEYGMNHVLDINAYDHVLFLIVLTVPYLFNNWKRVLILVSTFTLGHTLSLVLAAYGVVKVNPQIVEFLIPVTILIVAVFNVFTAGKNSQKEKIGIVFLSTLSFGLIHGLGFAREFHMMFGDSDNKLLLLLEFALGIEVAQVVVVFVVLFLGYLSQTIFRFSKRDWVMVVSAIVIGLVIPMILNSDLLAY, encoded by the coding sequence ATGCTAGAAGATTTTTGGTTTAACGTTGAGTACGGCATGAATCACGTACTTGATATTAACGCTTACGACCATGTTTTATTTCTAATTGTTTTAACTGTTCCTTATCTTTTCAATAACTGGAAAAGGGTATTAATATTAGTGTCTACCTTTACCTTAGGGCATACTTTATCACTGGTTTTGGCTGCTTACGGCGTTGTAAAAGTTAATCCTCAAATTGTTGAATTCTTAATTCCTGTTACCATTTTAATTGTTGCTGTTTTTAATGTTTTTACTGCAGGAAAAAATAGCCAAAAAGAAAAAATCGGAATCGTATTTCTATCAACCTTAAGTTTTGGTTTAATACATGGGCTGGGTTTTGCCCGCGAATTCCATATGATGTTTGGAGACTCTGATAACAAATTATTGTTACTGTTGGAATTTGCACTGGGAATAGAAGTTGCACAGGTGGTTGTTGTTTTCGTTGTACTCTTCCTAGGATACCTATCGCAAACCATATTCAGGTTTTCTAAAAGAGATTGGGTTATGGTAGTTTCTGCTATAGTTATTGGTTTGGTTATTCCTATGATACTTAATAGTGATCTGCTGGCTTATTAA
- a CDS encoding dCMP deaminase family protein, with product MPKEKQLKYDKAYLRMAQEWGKLSYCKRRQVGAIIVKDRMIISDGYNGTPTGFENFCEDDEGYTKWYVLHAEANAILKVAASTQSCKGATLYVTLSPCKECSKLIHQSGIVRVVFLTRYKDDSGLKFLEKAGVKVEHIENLTA from the coding sequence ATGCCAAAAGAAAAACAACTAAAATACGACAAAGCCTATCTAAGAATGGCTCAAGAATGGGGCAAACTATCTTATTGTAAACGTAGGCAGGTAGGTGCTATTATTGTTAAGGATAGGATGATTATATCTGATGGATATAATGGTACACCAACGGGTTTTGAAAATTTTTGCGAAGACGACGAGGGTTACACAAAATGGTATGTGTTACATGCCGAGGCCAATGCCATATTAAAGGTTGCCGCATCTACACAGTCTTGCAAAGGCGCTACCCTTTATGTTACACTTTCCCCTTGTAAGGAGTGTAGCAAATTAATTCACCAATCTGGTATAGTTAGGGTTGTTTTTTTAACCCGCTACAAAGATGACTCTGGACTTAAATTTCTCGAAAAGGCCGGAGTTAAAGTTGAACACATTGAGAATCTAACAGCCTAG
- a CDS encoding S41 family peptidase produces MSYQKKYLPLILGVAIAAGIFIGGKLNFSDTPDRLFSTNSKKDKLNRLIDYIDYDYVEDINTDSIVDVTVNGILNNLDPHSVYIPKEDLQRVTENMKGDFVGIGVSFYTYRDTITVIKTIEGGPSEKAGIKGGDRILMANGDSLYGKGFNDNELVKSLKGPINSKVDLTIYRKGEPKLLNFTLKRGIIPIKSVDACYMLTEKLGYIKVNRFAESTYKEFKKGLDKLVDLGATEIALDLRGNPGGFLSIAEQIVDEFLGKGKLILFTKNKRGDIEESYATRKGDFEDNKVYVLIDENSASASEIVAGALQDNDKGTIVGRRSYGKGLVQREMDLGDGSAVRLTVSRYFTPTGRSIQRPYKKNGHKDYYDEYSDRLDSGELLDPSKIEVADSLKFTTPNGKVVYGGGGIIPDVFVPIDNSLHNETLRYIEQYQFFDNFIFRQLDFDRHAYDGISRREFIDSFELDDSMVIQFQDYVNTQTRSQVTFVAYHDEVKQYLKASLADQLFGNGAFEEVFNQTDIMIDEVIKLSDGR; encoded by the coding sequence GTGTCTTATCAAAAAAAATATCTGCCATTAATTTTGGGCGTAGCTATAGCCGCAGGTATTTTTATTGGCGGTAAATTAAATTTTAGCGATACACCAGACCGATTGTTTTCTACAAATAGCAAAAAAGACAAACTCAACAGACTTATAGACTACATAGATTACGATTATGTTGAAGATATAAATACCGATAGTATTGTTGATGTAACCGTTAATGGTATTTTAAATAATCTAGACCCACATTCGGTTTACATCCCCAAGGAAGACCTACAGCGTGTAACCGAAAATATGAAGGGGGACTTTGTTGGTATTGGAGTAAGTTTCTATACTTATAGAGATACCATTACGGTAATTAAAACTATAGAGGGTGGTCCTAGCGAAAAAGCGGGCATAAAAGGTGGCGATAGAATATTAATGGCCAACGGAGACTCCCTTTACGGAAAAGGTTTTAATGATAACGAACTCGTAAAAAGCCTAAAGGGTCCAATAAATTCTAAAGTAGATTTAACCATTTACAGAAAAGGAGAGCCTAAGCTCTTAAACTTTACGCTAAAACGCGGCATTATTCCTATAAAAAGTGTGGATGCTTGCTACATGTTAACCGAAAAATTGGGTTACATTAAAGTAAATCGATTTGCCGAATCCACCTATAAAGAATTTAAAAAAGGTTTGGATAAATTAGTGGATTTAGGAGCCACCGAAATCGCCCTTGACTTAAGGGGCAACCCCGGAGGTTTTTTATCTATAGCCGAACAAATAGTAGATGAATTTTTAGGCAAAGGCAAACTCATATTATTCACAAAAAACAAACGCGGTGATATTGAGGAAAGTTATGCCACTCGAAAAGGAGATTTTGAAGACAACAAAGTCTATGTCTTAATAGACGAAAACTCGGCCTCTGCAAGTGAGATTGTTGCTGGAGCACTTCAAGATAATGATAAAGGTACTATTGTAGGTAGACGTTCTTACGGCAAAGGACTCGTACAACGCGAAATGGATTTAGGCGATGGCAGTGCTGTTCGACTAACCGTATCTCGTTACTTTACCCCTACAGGGCGTTCCATACAGCGTCCCTATAAAAAGAATGGGCATAAAGATTATTACGACGAGTATTCCGATAGGCTAGATAGCGGTGAGCTACTAGACCCATCTAAAATAGAAGTTGCTGATTCTCTCAAATTTACAACGCCAAATGGAAAGGTTGTTTACGGTGGTGGCGGTATAATACCAGATGTTTTTGTTCCAATAGATAATAGCCTTCATAATGAAACATTACGCTATATAGAACAATATCAATTCTTCGATAATTTTATTTTCAGACAATTAGATTTCGACCGCCATGCTTACGACGGTATTTCTAGAAGAGAATTCATAGACAGTTTTGAACTCGACGATAGTATGGTCATTCAGTTTCAAGATTACGTAAACACACAAACACGCTCTCAAGTTACCTTTGTGGCTTACCACGACGAAGTAAAACAATACCTTAAAGCAAGTCTGGCCGATCAACTTTTTGGCAATGGCGCTTTCGAAGAAGTCTTTAACCAAACCGATATCATGATTGATGAGGTTATTAAGTTGAGTGACGGCAGGTAG